From the genome of Solanum stenotomum isolate F172 chromosome 5, ASM1918654v1, whole genome shotgun sequence:
AATCACTTTggaaattaaaagggaaaaatcaaatttttagtTGAAAATTAAGTTTTACAAGCCGGAGTTCGTGGTTGAAAAACCCACTAAAAAGCAAGAATCGAGctctaaataaaaaatttactactTTTCCAACTTTAGGAGAAAAATTCCGAAATCCACATTTGAAATGCGGtcaaaaatgagaaattttgtaaattttttgtCAAGATTAGTTTACCCACAATACAAGGAccttaaaatcaataaaaaccCATTCTAAATCGACcttcaaattaataattttcgATATCTCTACTTTGTGGTTTAAAATCTCAACTTAATggataaaaatcatgaaatatgAAAGGTATATTCTTGggaaaagagtaaaatagagttaGAAATACGTACCCAATGATTATGGaagaaaaatgcataaaaaatcACCTCAAGCCGACTTCTATCTcccaaaatgtcaaaaatacGAAATGAGTTCGAATAAATATTTAACTCAGCAATTTCGTCACTAATACCCATTATTTCGTTGTTAAAAGTCTATTTTCGCCACTAAAAGTGTGCACCAACAACcttgaaaacaattttttacCCTCGAAACTCATTTTGGAATCCTATAAACACGAACCAATAGTGCAAATTCATCAGAAAATATGTTTTGGAACCAATGGGATCGTTagatttcaataaaaatatggTTATTACCGGAATACCTCGGAACCCATTTAGGCAAAAAATTCAACTCTTTACCTAAATATCCAAATCACAACCTAAGGTCTCGGGACTCTAATTGATCACCTtactagaccaaactcgacgtTTTGGACTCAATAAaactgacggaattctcatacGACGTGCGAAACTGATAATGTTAACCAAAGTCATCCATATAAAAAATTCTCAACTCAAAAGGggcaaaatcaccaaaaaacaCACACCCGATCAGATGATGGACCGCACCAACCATTTCTGCAACCCAAACTAAGAATGCAAAAGGTAAGAGGAAGGGAAAAATAGTCATTTCACAATTAAAAGTAAATTCAAAGAAATGAGACATTATAGTAATTATACCAATTACACCATATCCAATTACCAAGATGACTTTCCAAACAGGTTCTAAATCTTTCACAAATATAAAATGCGGAAAAGCTAAAATACCACCAAAGATTTGGTATAATAAGTACAAGAACTTCTAAATACGATGCAAGTctgaaattaaaatgacaaGTCTAGACGTAAGAAATATTTTGTCTGAATACTAAaataacaacataaataaaGAGATAGATGGAGGTGTGGGCAGTGGAACAACTCAGAAAGCTCCACAAGATGTGCTCATATTTGGAATCAAATATGCACCACAAAGGAGTGTAACAAGTGTAATATGAATACGAAACCACATATACTCAGTATGTCTCATAGACTGACAACGAAGAAGTAGTGACAAGAGTATATAAAAAACCACCCTCTAATTTTACTAAAATCAGATAAGTTTTTAGTTAACCCATAATGACATATAAATAAGccttttttcaaacaaaaatgacaTTAATAAACCAAATTTTTCGCATGtcataaatacattttttctcaaagttctgTGGCATATTTGAATTCTTTTCccaaattttaattgatttaataaaagcccaaaagaaaaaaaaactttcaaagGGGTGGTAGTTAGAGAAAGTATATGGATTCACTAGACAAATACTTAGAATTGGTCTTTGCGTgaccaataataataaacaaagtaCACTATAATAGGAGTATCTTATCTCGATGGGTTCTCATATTCTCAAAATCTCACCTTTTGCTTCTTCAACCCCTCTGATTTTCAACGCCACCCCATTCTTGAGATTCCAAGCCAAAAGGGTTGTTAGAATTTGTGGCCATCCCAAGACCCAATTCAGgttttcatcatcatcatctggATTTGTTCTTTCAAGTAATAGAGGGTTCAGAGGTGGGGTTGTTGCTATGGCTGCACCAGGCTCCGTTCACAAGTCAGAGGAAGACTGGCGTGCAATTCTATCTCCTGAGCAGTTCCGTATTCTAAGACAGAAAGGCACTGAGTatgttcttcttctttaatcGCTCCGGTTTTTACTAATTTTAGCTAGAAATATACAAGtagttgttaatattttttagatCTACAACTCAATCTGGAGGATTATGGATGATCATTTTAGATGTTCGTTTACTAAATTCATGCTGGATTTTTGTTTTTCCTCTCGAGTTTACTTATTATAAGAAATGCTTGTTATTTCAAGTTTACGCTTTTAGCTTGTAAACTGATGTCAGTGACCGGTTCAGGCTTTTATAACTTCAAGAATTTTTTGTAATGTTTTAAATTGCAAGAGGCCTTAATGAGCTTCTGCAGTTTCGTGACTCTACTCGgtattttctataaattctcatgaATAATTTGAAACTCGGTTCTAATATTTGTGTAAAGTCGGGGAGAAAGTGCCAAGTTTAATGAAGGGTAGGATGCAAGTTTGTGGAGTTCTTTCTGAATTCACCCAATATCCTGTTTAAATGACGAGAAATCTTGAGAATGTCAGATGTTTGAAGAGCACTCGTCATGagaatcatttttatttgaagaGCACTAGATGGATCTTGGGTTAAATAGGGGTCATGTAATCAATTTCAGGGTTCTTAAACGCAATGTTTGCTTTCCCTGGACATTTTTTCTGTTCCTATCTTTTTCCATAAGATGTGTGTGTCGTGGGGATGGGGGGTGCGGGGGAGTCCTCTAAACAAGCATTGTGGAGAATTTGTTCACCGCTTTGGTGTGAGGATAAACACAATTCTGTGATGCTTAACATTTAACTCATTGCTATGTTACCTTTGAAGTAAACACTGTTACATATCCACAAGGACATAGCTCCTAGTTGTAGAAGGCTGGTTAGCTAAGTTTATCACATTTAAGTGTGCCTTGTTATATACTAATTTTCAGAATCTCATCTTTCTGGTTGGATATGATGCAAGATAAGAGCTTCTTCAAGCAGAGTTGCTTGAACTTGTTCTCCTCGTGTAGGCTCAACATGTTTGTTTATAAAAGTTCAACACCAATCTTGtgattcaatataattttattttcttctactTTGGAGACTCAAATTTTCAACAAGGGAAGCTAACATAGTGGAATGACCATGatgcttattaattaattaatagatgAATAATTTACCATAAAGGATTACTTCACAGGTATCCAGGTACCGGAGAGTATGACAAGTTTTCTGGTGAAGGAGTCTACCAATGTGCAGGATGTGGCACTCCCCTCTACAAGTCCACAACAAAATTCAACTCAGGCTGTGGTTGGCCAGCTTTCTTTGAGGGTCTTCCTGGAGCAATTAATCGCACTGTGAGCTTCGTTCTCTTGCTCCTCGCCAGATCATTacagttttttcatttttaaaatcttGTGATAAAAGTACTCATTATCCAGGAGAGCCATTGTTTTTATGTGGGGTCATCACTCCCTCTCAACTTCTGGGATAGAATATAGAGTTCGTATATGAGGCTACAATAATAGGAATGCCCTTCCCGCCATTGAGACCAAAAGTAGAGTCTAGCCTTAGATTTTGGGAGGTCTGCCTCCTTGTATTAGCACCTTCTTTTAACTTCCATTTGCTACCTTCAATTACTTCTCTCTCTTCCTGCAATTTCCAAATGATGCTGGAGTAAAAAGTGAAGATAAACTATTTTTCATTcctacaacaacaatattgCCTAGTGTTATCCCACAATGGGCTCTAGGGAGGAGGAGGTGCATGCAGACCTCACCCCTACTTTGTGTGAGgtaaagaggttgtttccgataaacCCTCGTCTCAAGGTAAGTGTTATCAAAAACAGATTTGACAAATATAAGAGAAAAACTATGGTGAAAATACTGTAGATAAGAATACTGACAACAAGAATAGTTGAGATAACTCAAGTATAAGAAACAATAGTAATAAcggaaaaggctcaaaaatacccctgaactatcggaaatagctcacatatacccttaaactatattctggctcaaaaatacccttccatTAAAGTATTGGGTCACAAATACCCTTACTATTAACAGAGGTGTATTAAGTGCCATGTGGACGCCACGTGAACGCCACATGGACGCCACGTCGATGCCACATAAGCACCAAACAACTCTCACCTCCACATAGACCCATACATCCTAAGTATTAATTTTGCCCTCATTTCTTTTGGGACATACAATTTGACCCACTCTCATTTCTCTAAAACTAGTTGTTTAGCAAATAGCCCATTTATGCACCTGTCATATTAGGGACCTTTATGTCCCACGCGTTCCCTTTAAATATGAGTGGTAACTTTTTCCCTTGTATATAACTAAAATTTCTTAAACTTatcatgatattttatttagacaattgaattaaaacttatttcaattaaatatatCTCAATTACTAATAAACTATTTTAGTTAGAtactttcaaattaaattttagaaaaccttttttcaagtcaaattttgtacatttttttatgttaggactatatttttatttgtctattaaatagataaattaactatataaaatatatatcatttactCTCATTATACCATTTGCCTCAAGAAGATGTAAATTTTCACACATTTTTATTAAAGCTAATctatataattaaaagaaaaataaactttacGTGATTAATTTAACTATATAATTGACAAATAAGAATCCGCATCAATCTTTATTAGAAATTAAGATGtataattgaacataaattaatttaaatatctaaatacaATATTCTAATAAATTGAGGAAACTAACTACGTTAAGTCTtagtttttcaactttttttttattcgacACATTTACAACCTACTCATATCCAATCCATTAATCGTATACGATGAGGGCAAATTAATACTTAGGATATATGGGTTTGGAGATTTATAGTGATGAAATCAGCTGGGTAAGTATTGTTTGCGTGTATGCCGCCGACTTTCGCGGCGGCGAGGATGACGTATTGAGGTTTCTCGTCGGCGCAGAAGGATTTGATGGCGGATTGGTTAGTGAGATCGAGATCGGAATGTGTACGGAGGATGAGATTTGTGCAGCCTAATTGGTGAAGTTTCCGAACCACGGCGGATCCGACAAGTCCACGGTGGCCGGCGACGAAGATCTTAGCGGAAGTATCTATCATCATTTTTTGTGTGTGGACTCAGATTTCTGTGTGCAATGAGATATACAAATAAATGTGCATTAACAATATTTAGAAATGAGAGTGGGTCAAATTGTATGTCCTAAAAGATGAGGGCAAAATTAATACTTAGGATGTATGGGTCTATGTGGAGGTGAGAGTTGTTTGGTGCTTATGTGGCATCGACGTGGCGTCCATGTGGCATTCACGTGGCGTCCACATGGCACTTAACACACCTCTGTTAATAGTAAGGGTATTTGTGACCCAATACTTTAAcggaagggtatttttgagccagaatatagtttaagggtaaatGTGAGCTATTTCCGATAGttcaggggtatttttgagccttttccgTAGTAATAATacaattgaagaataaaataataatagagtAATACTAATGAGTAAAAGAGGGAGCAAACAAGTGTTCTGTGATAGAATCATGCTCTCGcatgagaaagagagaaatcacttgactATCTTCTAAACCTCCACCCTAATTCTTGACCTCCGTCCTTCTCTATCTAGGATCATATCCTTGGTGAGTTGAAGATGCGTCATATCATGTCTAATCACCTTTTCTCAATTCTTCATCgatctacctctacctctccttaGACCTACAACTGCCAATctctcgcacctcctcactagGGCATCTTTACGCCTATTCTTTACATGTACGAACTATCTCAGCCTCGCTTCCCACATCTTGTCCACCACTGAGGCCACTCCCACTTTGcttcatataattttattccTAATTTAATCTTTCCTActatgcccacacatccatctaaGCATCCTCATCTCTGCTACTGTCATCTTCTGAATGTGTGAATTATTGATTGCTCAACACTCTGCCTCACACAACATAGTGTGTCTAATAACCACCCTATTGGACTTTCCTTTTAAGTCTCGCTGATATGTGCTTTTCACATGATGTGAGCCTCTATTTTATCCACCTTGTTCAAATACAATGTGTGACATCTGATTTCCCCATCTCCTTGAAATACTTGAAGCTTCCTTCTTGGGGATAACATATGTATCAATCCCCACTTCCACATCCGCCTATTGTGATGCGTCATTGAACTGCACTTCATGTACTCTCTTAGTTCCGTCTGCCTGAAACCTTTAGACTCTATGGTCCATCTCTAGTCTATCGTTAATTTCGACGCATGTCTCGTCAATCAATACTATATGTCATCTgtaaataacatacaccatgatACCACCTTTGAGTATATATCAATTCATCCATCATTACGACAAATAAAAAAGGGCTAAGAGCTTATCCCTAGTGCAACGCCATCTTAACTGGGAAGTGTTCGCAGTCTCTTTCCATTATTCTCACTCGGGCTTTCACTCCATCGTACTGGTAGTTGCACATGTCCTTAATCGCTCTACTGTATACCAGTAACAAACCTCTAGACTTCAAGCATCTCCACAAAACCTCCTTGGGACTTTATCAAATGCTTCTTTTTCTAAGTCAATGAACACCATCTGTAAGTTTCTTTTCCTATTCCTCGACTACTCCAACAATCTCCTTAGAAGATAAATGACTTCTAGAGTTGATCGCCCCAACATGAATTCAAATTGGTTCTCAAAAATAGACACATCCTTCATTATATTCATCTCTACCACCCTCTCCCTAGTGTGGCTTAGTAGTTTAATACTCCTATAGTTGTTGTAATTTTGAATATTAGTATAATGGGATcattgtactccacctccattctTCGAGCATTTTAACTCGTCCTAAAAATGACATCACTACCTACTTTACCTGCTCTTTTCCAAAAATTCACATGAATCCCATTTGGTCTGATCGTTCTTCCCCCTATCATCTTACGGATTGCACCTTTGACCTCCTCAAACTTTATATGCCTACAATACCTAAAATCTTGACGGCTCTCAGAGTTTTCTGAATCACCCAACACAATATTCCTGTCCCCTCTACATTGAAGAGTTTATGGACGTATGCTGGTCTATCGGAACAACCTCTCTTAAGGTAGGTAAGGTTTGTGTAAACTGTATCCTCCCCAGACCTCACTTGTAGGTAAGGTTTCTCGAATGTGTTGGTAATGAGATTGCTTCTACAACATTTCCATTTTTTGCCTGGGTCCTCCTTAGTAGTTTTTCTAGATTTGACATTGTGCAAGTGTCTGATGTGTGATACAATTGTGCTTTTCAGCCTGACCCTGATGGCAGGAGGGTCGAGATTACTTGTGCAGCTTGTGGCGGCCATCTTGGTCATGTTTTCAAGGGTGAGGGATTCCCTACCCCAACGGATGAGCGCCATTGTGTCAATAGTGTTTCCCTCAAGTTTACACCAGCAAATTCTTAATCCATCGCATTTGGGATGTGATGGTTATCACAGCTTTATCTCTTTCATGCATAGTTTATATGATGATATGTTAACTACTGATGGCAGTGTTGtgttttggaaataaaagttACTTTTAGTCTTGTGCTTTCTTGGAAATGATTCTTAACCTCTTGTAATTTAGCTTCAATATATAGGAAAATCTAGACgaattcaatataaatatttttcaactttgaTATAACTGCTGATGCACGGAATGCTGTTCATATCTTAAGTCCAATGTCTTTTCTTACtaatttgtcatgacccaaaagTCGAGGTCATGATGGCATACACCCCGAAAACCCCCAAGGTGTGTAAGCTGAAAATAACACACATATGAGAGTCCCAAAGGGAAGTCATGCCACAAACGATAGAAAAGAACAATAAAGAATATCTCAAAAACCGGGTGACATAAGTATAAAGAGCATCTAATGTAACTTTAGAGTATGAAACACATCACAAGTCTCTGATAAGAAATAAAGACTGAAAATATGAGATGGAACTAATGGTGGTCTGGAAACAAGATCTCACCACCATTTAGAAAAGATCTCCAAAGCTAGAAACAATCAGCCACCGTTCTTTCAATTTAATCATTTTAATATGAACTTCAATTGCTTTTGTTTTAgtaattttctaatttattagTTGTTGATTATTTAGTAATGGTACTTTTATGACGATAATACATTTTGATTTGTAACAATTCTCACATGGgtctttattaaaataaaaaataaactactCACAtggattattttattaaacgctttttactttaattttaccACAAATTTAAAGTGTGATAAAGAAATTATAGTTACTCAATCGtctcatttaaaaaaatcaagtagATCAATTTTTTCAACTAATTAAAGTCTTACACTTAATTATGGAAAGATCAaacaaacaaatcataaaatcTGAAATAGCTTAAAGAAAATTTAGATAGACAGGAATAATTATATACATTCACCCGGTTCAAAGCTGAAATACTCCTAATATTGTGTTTAATAAGCTGTTTAGTGTTcctttataattttattaacaGACCAAATATGTATCATTAGTGTGTTAGAGGAGGAAAACAATTAGCCGTTTTGCTTATCATTTTAATTCAGAGTTAAGTCAAATTAATTCTACCAAACTAAAGAAATAAAGCACAAAAGTATAACAAATGGTTAATTAGATGACCATTTTCCTGCAAAGATTGTACTGTAATTTTTAGCTATGTTAGCAATTGGAACTCCAAGAAAAGTTACATAAAAGCTTTGACCCGTTCCACTTTGCCCTATTTTATCACTCTGCTCTGCCTGGTTTAGCCTTTGCCATGCTCTACCCCAATTGTCATCCCTAAAACGAGTAGCTGTTTTGAGGTTTTCATGTAGAAGACCTTGTCGTCATCCCCTGTAATGTTCTCAATTAACTATTAACCTTACTATAAAGTACCACACAAGAAGACTTAGATCGAATTGCTAAAACCAACTCAGACCTTCCTTTGGTACTTGTCCATGTACAATCTAGAAATGTTGTGAGCACTATGTCCTTAAGAGTATATATACTTCTCCAAAA
Proteins encoded in this window:
- the LOC125865907 gene encoding peptide methionine sulfoxide reductase B5-like produces the protein MGSHILKISPFASSTPLIFNATPFLRFQAKRVVRICGHPKTQFRFSSSSSGFVLSSNRGFRGGVVAMAAPGSVHKSEEDWRAILSPEQFRILRQKGTEYPGTGEYDKFSGEGVYQCAGCGTPLYKSTTKFNSGCGWPAFFEGLPGAINRTPDPDGRRVEITCAACGGHLGHVFKGEGFPTPTDERHCVNSVSLKFTPANS